One Gadus morhua chromosome 23, gadMor3.0, whole genome shotgun sequence DNA segment encodes these proteins:
- the si:ch73-264p11.1 gene encoding SH2 domain-containing protein 1B has protein sequence MAVAWPRCYHGGVTKKECEVLLGKKAKEGAFLLRDSETVDGGLCLCVYKQNIVYTYRVMTSGRRYSLIAAEGVPKVYFSNLQELIVHYRKKDQGLATHLRFSVSRVTPPRIKPKVLQDLESAMETVYENSYATYVTVLP, from the exons aTGGCTGTGGCGTGGCCTCGGTGCTACCACGGAGGGGTCACTAAGAAAGAGTGTGAGGTGCTCCTGGGGAAGAAGGCCAAGGAGGGAGCCTTCCTGCTCCGGGACAGCGAGACGGTGGATGGGgggctgtgcctgtgtgtcta TAAACAGAACATTGTGTACACCTACAGAGTGATGACTTCTGGCCGACGCTACTCACTAATA GCAGCCGAAGGTGTGCCGAAGGTTTACTTTAGCAACCTGCAGGAGCTGATTGTCCACTATAGGAAGAAGGACCAGGGCTTAGCCACTCACCTGCGCTTCAGCGTCAGCAGAGTGACGCCCCCTCGCATCAAGCCCAAAGTGCTCCAGGACCTAGAGTCGGCCATGGAAACGGTGTATGAAA ATTCCTATGCTACGTACGTCACCGTCTTGCCCTGA